The Henckelia pumila isolate YLH828 chromosome 2, ASM3356847v2, whole genome shotgun sequence genome includes a window with the following:
- the LOC140877828 gene encoding uncharacterized protein, with protein sequence MDSDGSLLNHESARPGTRISENNIIASDSRGSRPRRYHNLARNVHESQHNGQWHLTNPTHCPYCQALLFHGETSQLCCRNERTKLDLIQSPIELQELYAENNEQSRHFMQHIRSYNHVFSFTSMRVIIDESLAISANGIYKFRAHGSIYHSIGSFLPTENSRPRYMQMWIVDTDHEIENRLEENQGLRRELLTKIQNILDLYNPFVHVFRQIGIREEIPSCKLIIKEQQPNQRQYSLPTTSQVAAVIVDNECSYNLSSRDIIIQGIGGHLMNIQDIVGYYDPLQYPLLLSYGNVGHRIVLPSTFIGSPRDMYQRYQDAMTLVQTYEKPDLMLTMTCNPNWHEIKDQLIPGQSPQDHPDLITRIFKLKFEEFKIDVVDRGVLGRVRSYTYVIEYQKRRLPHVHMLVIFDNIDKRREGTRVVSNNNDQVIIDNGWVVSYNPWLLLKYDCHINVEVCDGIKCVKYIYKYIHKGPDRVALELHNRQNCDEIQQYVDGSWICAPEALWRIYSFEFSRMYPSVIWLQIHLPNEQLINFNPEQSLGDILADADNLKTMLTEFFIMNSNHVMVDNQNKVVGRIYVVSPSEGERFYLRKLLNHVKEPSYFEELRKVNGITYTTFKGAAEMRGLLEKDYYIHHCLQKAYYGRTISGSSLFITNKLLLEIRRLLHQYKKKLDDFDLPSISTDFLGDFPLPRITKDELSIEIPEEDLRSIGHLNLHQKMAFDVVMESIVHNQSNIFFIDGPGGTGKTFLYRSILAHLRKNGKISIAVATSGITATLLPGGRTAHSRLQIPLRPTISTLCKINKQSDLAELIKRATTVV encoded by the exons GAACACGAATTAGTGAAAACAACATAATTGCTAGCGATTCACGGGGTTCACGTCCACGTCGATATCATAATTTGGCACGAAATGTCCATGAGAGTCAACATAATGGTCAATGGCATTTGACCAATCCAACACATTGTCCATATTGTCAAGCTTTGTTGTTCCATGGTGAAACATCTCAACTATGCTGTAGAAATGAGCGTACAAAATTAGATCTTATACAATCTCCAATTGAACTGCAAGAGCTATATGCTGAGAACAATGAACAGAGTAGGCATTTCATGCAGCATATTAGATCTTATAATCATGTTTTCTCTTTTACATCAATGAGAGTCATCATAGATGAATCTTTGGCAATCAGTGCTAATGGAATTTACAAATTTCGTGCCCATGGGTCAATATATCACTCGATCGGAAGTTTTTTACCAACTGAAAATTCTAGGCCGAGGTACATGCAAATGTGGATTGTAGACACAGATCATGAAATAGAAAATAGACTTGAAGAAAACCAAGGACTAAGACGAGAGCTGCTCACAAAAATACAAAACATCCTGGATCTATACAATCCATTTGTGCATGTATTTCGACAAATTGGCATACGTGAAGAAATACCTAGCTGCAAGCTTATCATAAAGGAACAACAACCTAATCAACGCCAATACAGTTTACCGACGACTTCTCAGGTCGCGGCTGTTATCGTTGACAATGAATGTTCGTATAACTTGAGTAGTCGTGACATTATTATACAAGGAATTGGTGGTCATCTTATGAATATCCAAGATATCGTTGGTTATTATGATCCTCTACAATATCCTCTCTTATTATCGTATG GAAATGTTGGTCACAGAATAGTACTCCCATCAACATTCATTGGAAGCCCACGCGATATGTATCAACGATACCAAGATGCTATGACTTTGGTACAAACATATGAGAAGCCAGATTTAATGCTTACAATGACATGCAATCCCAATTGGCATGAAATAAAAGACCAACTAATTCCTGGACAATCTCCCCAGGATCATCCAGATTTGATTACAAGgatattcaaattaaaatttgaagaaTTTAAGATAGACGTGGTGGATAGAGGAGTTCTAGGAAGAGTTCGCTCTTACACATATGTCATCGAATATCAAAAGAGAAGACTGCCTCATGTGCACATGTTGGTTATATTTGACAACATTGATAAG AGACGTGAAGGTACACGAGTAGTATCTAACAACAATGATCAAGTCATCATTGACAATGGTTGGGTTGTCTCTTATAATCCGTGGCTTCTGTtgaaatatgattgtcatattaatgTTGAAGTATGTGATGGTATTAAATGTGTCAAATACATATACAAATATATTCACAAAGGACCTGATCGTGTCGCGTTAGAGTTACATAATAGACAGAATTGTGATGAAATCCAACAGTATGTGGATGGAAGTTGGATTTGCGCTCCTGAGGCACTCTGGAGAATTTATTCATTTGAATTCAGTAGGATGTATCCTTCAGTTATTTGGTTGCAAATACATTTACCAAATGAGCAGTTAATTAATTTCAATCCAGAGCAATCCTTAGGCGATATACTTGCAGATGCCGACAATTTGAAGACTATGCTTACTGAATTTTTCATAATGAATTCTAATCATGTCATGGTTGACAA CCAAAATAAAGTTGTAGGAAGGATATATGTTGTTTCACCATCTGAAGGCGAGAGGTTTTACCTCCGTAAACTTTTGAACCATGTTAAAGAGCCAAGTTATTTTGAGGAGCTGAGAAAAGTAAATGGGATTACATATACAACATTCAAAGGGGCAGCTGAAATGAGGGGTCTTCTTGAAAAAGATTATTATATTCATCACTGCTTGCAAAAAGCGT ATTATGGTAGAACAATTTCAGGAAGTAGTTTATTCATCACAAATAAATTGCTACTTGAGATACGACGATTGCTGCATCAATATAAAAAGAAATTAGATGACTTTGATTTGCCATCAATAAGTACCGACTTTTTAGGAGATTTCCCACTTCCAAGAATAACCAAGGATGAGCTCTCGATTGAAATACCTGAAGAAGATTTGAGATCTATCGGACATTTAAATTTACATCAAAAGATGGCTTTTGATGTTGTGATGGAAAGTATTGTGCACAATCAATCAAACATTTTTTTCATTGATGGTCCAGGTGGGACTGGTAAAACTTTTCTTTATCGATCAATTCTAGCACACCTACGAAAAAATGGTAAAATTTCAATTGCTGTAGCAACCTCTGGAATTACTGCAACATTGTTACCCGGTGGTAGGACTGCACATTCACGCCTGCAAATCCCACTAAGACCAACAATATCAACACTTTGCAAGATTAATAAACAATCAGATCTTGCTGAGTTAATCAAACGTGCAACAACTGTGGTATGA
- the LOC140877829 gene encoding uncharacterized protein, translated as MTNHYAFETVSQTFKDIMDKKLSFGGNTIIFGGDFRQVLPVVKRGSMRYQIAASISSDGLEDTVSDHVNDANYMVDRAIITTKNLDVDEINEMLNLKFPGEEKVYTSWDSVEDDNNNIFQEEFLNSLCPSGLLPHRITLKVGCPIMLLRNVAPELGLCNETRLICRNFGRNFIDTKIIIGPHKGDHLKILMQFNADAARDIQAVQMDAITRYQQNILRLNAQLHMPTRMQIIGLGWKITIGMKINDFGQRHSTKKTDRRNNIVQKKN; from the exons ATGACAAATCATTATGCTTTTGAAACTGTCAGTCAAACTTTCAAAGATATAATGGATAAAAAATTGTCATTTGGGGGAAATACTATCATTTTTGGTGGCGACTTTAGGCAGGTATTGCCAGTTGTTAAACGAGGATCAATGAGATATCAAATTGCTGCAAGCATTTCAAG TGATGGCTTAGAAGATACTGTGAGtg ATCATGTAAATGATGCAAATTATATGGTGGACAGAGCTATTATTACTACAAAAAATTTAGATGTTGATGAAATCAATGAAATGCTCAATTTAAAATTTCCCGGAGAAGAAAAAGTATACACATCTTGGGACTCTGTAGAAGATGATAACAACAATATTTTCCAAGAAGAGTTTTTGAATTCTCTTTGTCCGAGTGGTTTACTACCTCATAGAATCACATTGAAAGTAGGATGTCCAATTATGCTGTTAAGGAATGTTGCACCTGAACTTGGACTATGCAATGAGACAAGATTAATATGTCGCAATTTTGGGAGAAACTTCATAGATACGAAAATCATAATAGGTCCTCACAAGG GAGACCACTTAAAAATTTTGATGCAATTCAATGCTGATGCAGCAAGAGATATTCAAGCTGTGCAAATGGATGCTATTACAAGATATCAGCAAAATATATTGCGGTTGAATGCTCAGTTGCATATg CCTACAAGAATGCAGATAATTGGTTTGGGCTGGAAAATCACAATTGGGATGAAGATAAATGACTTTGGAC aaagGCATAGCACAAAGAAGACGGATAGAAGAAACAACATTGTTCAG AAAAAAAATTAG